The sequence AAATTCAGGATCAGCTTCCCATCCTTCAGGACTTCTTCTACCACCTGGATATAAAAACCTTTGTGGGTCATATACGGTTTTGGCTGAAAAGAAAAAACTTTCCCTGTCCAACCTCTAAAGGTCACTTTTTCCGGAATGTCGACACCATTGTATTCTCTAAAGCTGGTGTTCCTACCGAAACGATGCTCATAAAGAGAAGAAGAAATTTTCCAATAAATTTCCTTATAACGATAAGAACCAAAGATAGAAGCAGCCAGATATTCCGCACTTTTCTCTAATCCGATCAAATCCCAAAACTCCAAAAGACTTTCCCAAGGAAAAATGATCTTAGATTGGGGGGCGTCACGGAAGTCCAAAGCGTCCAGGATCAGCTTGGATTCTTCTGCGGTTTCGTTCTTGCCATTCTTAGGATCCAGAACATAGGCCCTATACAATCTCCAATCCACAAAGTTCACTGGATACACCACAAGATCCGGAGATAAACTTAGGAATTGTTCCCTCATTAAGTACGCATCCATAGGCGGCATACCTGCATAAGATAGAAAGATTATATCCAGATCTTTCCCTGTGACCTTACGAAGTTCTTCCTCTAGGTCTTTAGGATTAATAGAATAGCCTGTAACGCTGGAACCTATTACTAAAACGCGGAATTTCTGCTTCGAAATTTTTTCGAAAGTTTTAAACTCGTGTAAAAAATTATAAAAGTAATCCGCGCCCCAGGAAGATTCGTTAGGCAAGAGCCAAAACGCATATCGGAACAAGAAGAAGTCCAAAAAAATTACGGAGATCGCAACCGAAAATATAATCGTTAACTTGGAACGGGACACAGCTGCATAAACTGAAAGTAATTGCCTCTTTGTCCAGAAATTGTTGCATTTTCTACTTTACCTAGGATGAGGCATTGGCCAGGATTCCCAAGTGGTTTGGCTCTGGACTTCGATAATTATTTTCCTAGCCTCACTTATATTCTCCCTATTTACTGCACCTAAAGAAATTTTCTGGAACATAGAAGCTCTGTATCTTCCTTCCGTGTTGATCGACGTGCTTAGGGATGGAGGCTCATTAAGGACCTGGTCCTTTGCTCCCACACCTTATTTTTTTCCGGACCTACCTATAGTTTTTATATTCGGCTATATAACGGAGAATGTCTTCAGGACATTAACACTCTACGCCATCTTCCAAACCTCTCTACTCGCATACCTATTAGGAAAATTTATCCGGGCGATGGAGCCAAAAATGCCCAGGCCCCAAAGTTATGTATTCAGCTTACTCACACTTTCTTCTCTATTCTTGATCGCTGAAAAATTTCCATTATTGTATTTTTTATATTTCCCATCCGTACATATCAGCGCGTTTCTCACAACACTCTGGATCTGGCCTTATTTAAAAAGGGAGAAGGTCCCAAAATATTCCGTCTTTCCCTTACTTGCCTTACTTACAGTTTCGGACAGGATCTTAATTTTAGAATTGTATCTGCCCACCATGCTATCTTGGGCGAGAAGGTACGGTCGTTGGGGAACTTCTTTCCCGTTGATCTCCATTCGATTTTTCGCCACAGGGTTGATCGGACTCGGACTTCATTCGTTGATGAAAATATTTTTAACGATCAACTCACCCAACAAATTATCCACTCTCGAGTCGATCTCACATTGGTGGGGTGATCTTTTCGCCGCAATCCTGAGTTTAAAACTTTCAGGGATCTTTCTCGCATTTGCAATCCTGGGCGGGATCCTATGTCTAAGAAAAGGAAAAGAATCCGGGCATAGTTACGGATTTTTAGGATATTTCCAGCTTAGTCTTTGCTTTTTACCACCCTTACTTGGGCTCTATTCCGGCCAAAATTCGCTCAAATACAGCCTTCCTGCAATCGTAATGGTTCCAGTACTTTTCGGGATTTTACCTTCTATCAAAAATCAAAACTATCTGAGCCATTCCAGAAATTTCGCATTTTTAGGACTGATTTTCGGACTCGGTGTATTCGCGGCATTTGGAGAAGAAGGGGCACTATTCAGAGATCCGAGAGAATCCATCCGACCGCCTGAAACAGTTTGCGTGGATGAATGGAAAGAAAAAGATTCATTCGTTTTCGTACTTTCAGAGCCGCGAAAAGCCAGAAGAATACTAACATATTCCGAAAAAAGAATCCTGGCTTACCCGATAGATTTCAGCACATTAGAAGGATCTTATTCAGTTTCCAATAAAGAATGGTTTCTATTTCCACCGGAAGGTCCAATCGCAGTATTACCAGAAGGTCTCGGAGAATCCAGGATCAAATCGTTTTACGGAGAACCTAGTCGTGTCTTAGATTGTGAGTCGGGGAACGGAAAAATTTGGATCTATGAAGATAACGCAAAGATCAGAGATTATCTGCAAAGACCGGTTCAAAAAACAAAATAAATAAACGGTTGTGACTCGGAAGAGAATACAACTGCAAACAAAAGCCCAATCCCGACCAGAATTCCGAACAATGCCGGATGTAAACCTTCATAAAATTTACGAAAGCTTCCATCTTTCTCATCTCGATTCCCAATCCAGGTAGCCGCAAAAAATAAGAAGAACCCAATAAACAAAATACGCAAATAAGAAAGTGCCGGATCCGCTCCAGCCGAAAAACCGAAAAGTTTTTCGAAAACGATCCCTGTGGTCTTCCAGTTAGGAGATCTGAAAAATACCCAACAAAGAACTACAGCCAAGAGCACAAAAATCCTATAGGAAAATTTTCCTAAAATTCCAGGGCCGTTTTCGGCGGAAAAGAAACCGGGCCAAAATTTTTTCCCCATTCTTTCCAAGCCTAAAAATAACCCGTGAAACCCTCCCCAGACCACAAAATTCCAACTGGCCCCATGCCAAAGACCGCCCAAAAGCATTGTTAAAAACAGATTCACATAAGTCCGAAGATCAGACTTACGATTCCCACCCAAAGGAATGTACAAATAATTCCGAAGCCAAGAAGAAAGAGAGATATGCCATCTTCTCCAAAAATCGGAAAACCCGGAAGCTAGATAAGGCATCCTAAAATTTTCAGTCAGCCTAAAACCCAAAAGAAGAGCACATCCCAAAGCAATATCTGTGTATCCGCTAAAATCGCAATAGATCTGAAGAGAATATGCAAAAACAGCCGCCCAGGCATAGGCACTCGAAAACTCCAATGGAGATCGATAGAAAGAATCCGGTAAGATCGAAAGCTGATCTGCTATCACAACCTTCTTCCAAACACCAATCAAAACTAAGACGAGTCCTTCTCTGAGCGGGAGTTCCTTCCAAACCACCCAAGACCTGAGCTGAGGCAAAAAAGTCCGAGCTGGAACGATAGGCCCCGCAACCAATTGAGGAAAGAAGGAGAGAAAGAGTGCGTAGTTCCAAAAACTCCTTTCAGGCAAAATTTCTCTTCGAAATACATCAATTGTGTAACTCAGGGACTGAAAAGTGTAAAAAGAGATCCCAACGGGTAACACAATGCGCCATACAGGAAGACTTGAA comes from Leptospira johnsonii and encodes:
- a CDS encoding MBOAT family O-acyltransferase, encoding MNFATPLFLIFFLLIFGLRWVLPKFKFLPEWIPKPFLLAASYFFYMSWNPKFGLLLFGTTILDYWIGRTMDKSEGRARAILLSVSLVLNLGVLGFFKYFIFFMQSGNAVLSAFGLNSSLPVWRIVLPVGISFYTFQSLSYTIDVFRREILPERSFWNYALFLSFFPQLVAGPIVPARTFLPQLRSWVVWKELPLREGLVLVLIGVWKKVVIADQLSILPDSFYRSPLEFSSAYAWAAVFAYSLQIYCDFSGYTDIALGCALLLGFRLTENFRMPYLASGFSDFWRRWHISLSSWLRNYLYIPLGGNRKSDLRTYVNLFLTMLLGGLWHGASWNFVVWGGFHGLFLGLERMGKKFWPGFFSAENGPGILGKFSYRIFVLLAVVLCWVFFRSPNWKTTGIVFEKLFGFSAGADPALSYLRILFIGFFLFFAATWIGNRDEKDGSFRKFYEGLHPALFGILVGIGLLFAVVFSSESQPFIYFVF